A stretch of Triticum aestivum cultivar Chinese Spring chromosome 1D, IWGSC CS RefSeq v2.1, whole genome shotgun sequence DNA encodes these proteins:
- the LOC123161914 gene encoding gamma-gliadin-like, translated as MKTFIIFVLLAMVMSIASATRQLSPRSKELQTPQEQFPQQQFPQPQQILQQQFPQQQQIPQQPQQFPQQQIPQQQIPQQQIPQQQXXXXQQFPQQPQQQFPQQQFPIPYPPQQQSQEASPYQQYHNNNYLGATL; from the exons ATGAAGACCTTCATCATATTTGTCCTCCTTGCTATGGTGATGAGCATCGCCAGTGCCACTAGGCAACTAAGCCCTAGAAGCAAGGAGTTGCAAACACCACAAGAACAATTCCCCCAACAGCAATTTCCTCAACCACAACAAATCCTCCAACAACAATTCCCCCAACAACAACAAATCCCCCAGCAACCGCAACAATTCCCCCAACAACAAATCCCGCAACAGCAAATCCCGCAACAACAAATCCCCCAACAACAA NNNNNNNNNNNACAACAATTCCcccaacaaccacaacaacaattCCCCCAACAACAATTTCCCATACCATACCcaccccaacaacaatcacaagaaGCTTCCCCATACCAACAATACCACAACAACAACTATCTGGGAGCGACGTTATAA
- the LOC123161923 gene encoding uncharacterized protein, with the protein MQDWGPVLISFMLFILLSPGLVFQIPGKSRTIECGKFHTSAVSILIHTIIFFALDAFFLVVVGVHIEFGSSS; encoded by the coding sequence atgcaagaCTGGGGTCCAGTTCTCATCTCCTTCATGCTCTTCATCCTTCTGTCCCCAGGGCTTGTCTTCCAGATCCCTGGCAAATCACGGACGATCGAGTGCGGCAAATTCCACACGAGCGCCGTCTCCATCCTCATCCACACCATCATCTTCttcgccctcgatgccttcttcctCGTCGTCGTTGGCGTCCACATCGAGTTCGGCTCGTCATCATGA